In one window of Microbacterium sp. PM5 DNA:
- the ftsY gene encoding signal recognition particle-docking protein FtsY, whose product MAENSWSLGRALRGMFVKPTIDDNTWEDLETALLTADFGPDITERIVDELREKVERFRTTDPRDLQRMLKETLEERFAKFDTTLRLTERPAVVLVVGVNGVGKTTTIGKFAKFLQRYGRSVVVGAADTFRAAAVDQLATWAERGGAAIVRPQHEGQDPASVAFQTIDYAKQNGVEIVLVDTAGRLHTKGGLMDELTKIRRVIEKQAPISEVLLVLDATTGQNGVMQAEAFLQHAGVTGLVITKLDGSAKGGFVLAVQERTGIPVKLLGQGEGVGDLTGFTPHVFASALVD is encoded by the coding sequence ATGGCGGAGAACTCCTGGTCGCTCGGCCGCGCCCTGCGCGGCATGTTTGTGAAGCCGACGATCGACGACAACACGTGGGAGGATCTCGAGACGGCACTTCTCACCGCCGACTTCGGTCCCGACATCACCGAGCGGATCGTCGACGAGCTCCGTGAGAAGGTCGAGCGGTTCCGCACGACCGATCCGCGCGATCTCCAGCGGATGCTCAAAGAGACCCTGGAAGAGCGTTTCGCGAAATTCGACACCACCCTCCGGCTCACCGAGCGTCCGGCTGTCGTCCTCGTCGTCGGGGTGAACGGCGTCGGCAAGACGACAACCATCGGCAAGTTCGCGAAGTTCCTCCAGCGCTATGGTCGTTCCGTCGTCGTCGGCGCCGCCGACACCTTCCGTGCGGCAGCCGTCGATCAGCTCGCCACCTGGGCTGAGCGCGGCGGCGCCGCCATCGTCCGTCCCCAGCACGAGGGGCAGGACCCGGCATCCGTCGCGTTCCAGACGATCGACTACGCCAAGCAGAACGGCGTCGAGATCGTGCTCGTCGACACCGCGGGCCGCCTCCACACGAAGGGCGGCCTCATGGACGAGCTGACCAAGATCCGCCGCGTCATCGAGAAGCAGGCGCCCATCAGCGAGGTGCTGCTCGTTCTCGATGCGACCACGGGGCAGAACGGCGTCATGCAGGCCGAGGCCTTCCTCCAGCACGCCGGCGTCACCGGTCTCGTGATCACGAAGCTCGACGGTTCGGCCAAGGGCGGCTTCGTTCTCGCCGTTCAGGAACGCACCGGCATCCCCGTCAAACTCCTCGGCCAGGGTGAAGGCGTCGGTGACCTGACCGGCTTCACGCCGCACGTGTTCGCCTCGGCGCTCGTGGACTGA
- a CDS encoding DUF2004 domain-containing protein → MAIEHDYFGLLESGPDGSIFWSEVVDFADQRVTVDLTAPDQDDVSAAALDVAAAMINALEQIDLQARNAMVAELDDRTSEVTEYLLQQQEALGEDLEDVLVDISGDTHIDIIRSLQLVSMTILADEHGGTDPFAVLEYALDPDATDEVLLVNLTSDGDVQSVTSAD, encoded by the coding sequence ATGGCGATCGAGCACGACTACTTCGGGCTGTTGGAATCCGGGCCGGACGGATCCATCTTCTGGTCCGAGGTCGTCGACTTCGCCGACCAGCGGGTCACCGTCGATCTGACCGCACCCGATCAGGACGACGTCTCCGCCGCCGCACTCGATGTCGCGGCCGCCATGATCAATGCGCTGGAGCAGATCGACTTGCAGGCCCGCAACGCGATGGTGGCCGAGCTCGACGACCGTACCAGCGAGGTCACCGAGTACCTCCTTCAGCAGCAGGAGGCGCTGGGAGAAGATCTGGAAGACGTCCTCGTCGACATCTCCGGCGACACGCACATCGACATCATCCGGTCGCTGCAGCTCGTGAGCATGACGATCCTCGCCGACGAGCACGGTGGAACGGATCCCTTCGCCGTCCTCGAGTACGCCCTCGACCCCGACGCCACCGATGAAGTGCTGCTGGTGAATCTGACCAGCGACGGCGACGTGCAGTCGGTCACCAGCGCCGACTGA
- the lipA gene encoding lipoyl synthase has product MTPTGGEAGPANVPEGRKLLRLEVRNAQTPIERKPEWIRTKARMGPEYQALQSLVKGEGLHTVCQEAGCPNIYECWEDREATFLIGGSQCTRRCDFCQIDTGKPADYDTDEPRRVADSVRRMQLRYATVTCVARDDLPDGGAWLNAETIRQIHTVNPGTGVELLATDFNGEPRLLDEVFAARPEVFAHNVETVPRIFKRIRPAFRYERSLDVLTQARAAGLITKSNLILGMGEEPEEVVQALQDLHGAGTDIITITQYLRPSPRHLPVARWVKPDEFVAFKQEAERIGFLGVLAGPLVRSSYRAGRLWAQSMVAKGREIPAHLSHLADTELGFAQAV; this is encoded by the coding sequence ATCACCCCGACCGGCGGCGAGGCCGGCCCCGCGAACGTCCCCGAGGGCCGGAAGCTCCTGCGCCTCGAGGTGCGCAATGCGCAGACGCCGATCGAGCGAAAGCCCGAGTGGATTCGCACGAAGGCGAGGATGGGTCCGGAGTACCAGGCGCTGCAGTCGCTCGTGAAGGGCGAGGGGCTGCACACGGTCTGCCAGGAAGCGGGATGTCCCAACATCTACGAGTGCTGGGAGGATCGGGAGGCCACCTTCCTGATCGGTGGGTCGCAGTGCACGCGGCGCTGCGACTTCTGCCAGATCGATACCGGCAAGCCGGCCGACTACGACACGGACGAGCCGCGACGCGTCGCCGACAGCGTGCGTCGCATGCAGCTGCGCTACGCCACCGTCACGTGCGTCGCGCGCGACGACCTCCCGGATGGCGGCGCCTGGCTCAATGCCGAGACCATCCGGCAGATCCATACCGTCAATCCGGGAACCGGCGTCGAACTGCTCGCCACGGACTTCAACGGGGAGCCTCGTCTCCTCGATGAAGTGTTTGCGGCTCGTCCCGAGGTCTTCGCGCACAACGTCGAGACCGTTCCCCGTATCTTCAAGCGCATTCGGCCCGCCTTCCGGTACGAGCGCTCGCTCGACGTGCTCACGCAGGCGCGGGCCGCAGGGCTGATCACGAAGTCGAACCTCATCCTCGGCATGGGCGAGGAGCCGGAGGAGGTCGTCCAGGCCCTCCAGGACCTGCACGGGGCCGGCACCGACATCATCACGATCACTCAGTACCTGCGGCCCTCGCCTCGGCACCTTCCGGTTGCGAGGTGGGTGAAGCCGGACGAGTTCGTGGCGTTCAAGCAGGAGGCAGAGCGGATCGGCTTCCTCGGCGTTCTGGCCGGCCCCCTGGTTCGATCGTCCTACCGGGCGGGGCGGCTGTGGGCCCAATCGATGGTCGCCAAGGGACGGGAAATCCCGGCACACCTGTCGCACCTCGCCGACACCGAGCTCGGCTTCGCGCAAGCGGTGTAA
- the lipB gene encoding lipoyl(octanoyl) transferase LipB codes for MLDVQTVGLAPDFIAYTDGWALQREIHADVVAGQRPDTLLLLEHEAVFTAGARTARNERPTDGTPVVDVDRGGKITWHGPGQLVGYPIVRLTEPVDVVAHVRRLEQILIDVLGTLGVDGYRVEGRSGVWVRRPLSEDKIAAIGVRVQRGVTMHGFALNCDNSLRPFSQIVPCGISDAGVTTISEVLGRDVSPADVHAAVADAFRASFAAPAEVAA; via the coding sequence ATGCTCGACGTGCAGACCGTCGGCCTCGCGCCCGACTTCATTGCGTACACCGACGGGTGGGCGCTGCAGCGCGAGATCCACGCCGACGTCGTCGCCGGGCAGCGCCCCGACACGCTGCTGCTCCTGGAGCATGAGGCCGTCTTCACCGCGGGTGCGCGCACGGCGCGAAACGAACGGCCCACCGACGGTACGCCGGTCGTCGATGTGGACCGCGGCGGCAAGATCACGTGGCACGGACCCGGCCAGCTCGTCGGCTACCCGATCGTTCGACTCACCGAACCCGTGGACGTCGTCGCCCACGTGCGACGGCTCGAGCAGATCCTCATCGACGTGCTGGGCACGCTGGGCGTCGACGGCTACCGCGTCGAGGGACGCTCCGGCGTCTGGGTGCGCCGCCCGCTCTCCGAGGACAAGATCGCAGCGATCGGCGTCCGCGTCCAGCGCGGCGTCACGATGCACGGCTTCGCCCTCAACTGCGACAACTCGCTTCGTCCTTTCTCCCAGATCGTGCCGTGCGGCATCTCGGATGCCGGGGTGACGACCATCAGCGAGGTGCTGGGTCGCGACGTCTCTCCCGCCGACGTGCATGCTGCGGTCGCCGACGCTTTCCGCGCTTCGTTCGCCGCGCCCGCGGAGGTGGCCGCGTGA
- a CDS encoding TetR/AcrR family transcriptional regulator — MSSGRPRATSRSTIAEAATELFLERGFAETTIAAITQRAGVSRSSFFNYFSSKSAVLWAGLDDGIRRAVDALRAGAAPTAALRAAVCDIEADSLALAIIHGAVMGLSDELADERAIRAGVLSRAVSDNLVAAGASRLEADVHAAALSAAVFAAVWAWAASEAPRPALSGLVERALAAAGASQ; from the coding sequence ATGTCCTCGGGTCGCCCGCGCGCCACCTCGCGCTCCACGATCGCGGAGGCGGCGACAGAGCTCTTTCTCGAACGGGGATTCGCGGAGACGACGATCGCCGCCATCACGCAGCGCGCGGGCGTGAGCCGGTCGAGCTTCTTCAACTACTTCTCGTCGAAGTCCGCCGTCCTGTGGGCGGGGCTCGACGACGGCATCCGCCGTGCGGTCGACGCGTTGCGCGCCGGCGCAGCTCCGACGGCTGCCCTGCGGGCGGCGGTGTGCGACATCGAAGCCGACAGCCTCGCACTGGCCATCATCCACGGCGCGGTGATGGGGTTGTCCGATGAGCTCGCCGACGAGCGGGCGATCCGTGCGGGGGTCCTCAGTCGCGCCGTGTCCGACAACCTGGTCGCCGCGGGCGCGTCGCGCCTCGAGGCCGACGTGCACGCCGCCGCCCTGTCGGCCGCCGTGTTCGCCGCCGTCTGGGCATGGGCGGCATCCGAGGCTCCGCGCCCGGCGCTGAGCGGATTGGTCGAGCGCGCACTGGCGGCCGCCGGAGCGTCGCAGTGA
- the ffh gene encoding signal recognition particle protein, which translates to MATFGTLSDRLTETFRNLRTKGKLSPADVDGTVREIRRALLDADVALVVVKEFTAKVRERALGDEVNRALNPAQQVVQIVNEELVAILGGQQRRLQFAKTPPTVIMLAGLQGSGKTTFAGKLARQLEKDGHTPLLVAADLQRPNAVNQLQVVAERAGAAIYAPEPGNGVGDPVRVARDGVETARRQQHDVVIIDTAGRLGVDAELMKQAADIRTATDPDEVLFVIDAMIGQDAVNTAKAFQDGVDFTGVVLSKLDGDARGGAALSVASVTGRPIIYASTGENLEDLEAFHPDRMASRILDLGDILTLIEQAQQAFDEEEARKVAEKLATEQFTLEDFLEQLQQMKKMGSMKKMLGMLPGMGQMKQQLENFDDREIDRTEAIIRSMTPGERRNPKVLNGSRRLRIARGSGMTVTDVNQLVQRFEQAAKMMKTVARGGVPNIPGMGPMGGKPGASTKRGKQKSRAGSRSGNPAKRAAENAGLAAAASAPTGSGFGLGTPAAPPSEADLAEIQKLFGKS; encoded by the coding sequence ATGGCGACTTTCGGCACCCTCAGCGATCGGCTGACAGAGACCTTCCGCAACCTCCGCACGAAGGGCAAGCTCAGCCCCGCAGACGTCGACGGCACCGTCCGAGAGATCCGGCGCGCCCTGCTCGATGCGGACGTGGCACTGGTCGTCGTCAAGGAGTTCACCGCGAAGGTTCGCGAGCGTGCTCTCGGCGACGAGGTCAATCGCGCCCTCAACCCTGCCCAGCAGGTCGTGCAGATCGTCAACGAAGAGCTCGTCGCGATTCTGGGTGGTCAGCAGCGTCGTCTGCAGTTCGCGAAGACCCCGCCCACCGTGATCATGCTGGCCGGCCTCCAGGGATCCGGCAAGACCACCTTCGCCGGCAAGCTCGCCCGACAGCTCGAGAAAGACGGGCACACGCCGCTGCTCGTGGCCGCCGACCTCCAGCGTCCGAACGCCGTCAACCAGCTGCAGGTCGTTGCCGAGCGCGCCGGCGCCGCCATCTACGCACCCGAACCGGGCAACGGCGTCGGCGACCCGGTTCGCGTTGCGCGTGACGGCGTCGAGACGGCGCGCCGCCAGCAGCACGATGTCGTGATCATCGACACCGCGGGACGGCTCGGTGTGGATGCCGAGCTCATGAAGCAGGCGGCCGACATCCGCACGGCGACGGATCCCGACGAGGTGCTCTTCGTCATCGACGCGATGATCGGTCAGGACGCCGTGAACACGGCGAAGGCCTTCCAAGACGGTGTCGACTTCACCGGTGTGGTGCTGAGCAAGCTCGACGGCGATGCGCGCGGTGGTGCCGCCCTGTCCGTGGCCTCGGTGACCGGCCGCCCGATCATCTACGCGTCCACGGGCGAGAACCTCGAGGACCTCGAGGCGTTCCATCCTGACCGCATGGCCAGTCGCATCCTCGATCTCGGCGACATCCTGACGCTCATCGAACAGGCGCAGCAGGCCTTCGACGAGGAGGAGGCTCGCAAGGTCGCGGAGAAGCTCGCGACCGAGCAGTTCACCCTCGAAGACTTCCTCGAGCAGCTTCAGCAGATGAAGAAGATGGGCTCGATGAAGAAGATGCTGGGCATGCTTCCCGGCATGGGACAGATGAAGCAGCAGCTCGAGAACTTCGATGACCGCGAGATCGATCGCACCGAAGCGATCATCCGGTCCATGACACCGGGGGAGCGCCGCAACCCCAAGGTCCTGAACGGCTCGCGGCGACTTCGCATCGCCCGTGGATCCGGGATGACCGTCACCGATGTCAACCAGCTGGTGCAGCGTTTCGAACAGGCAGCGAAGATGATGAAGACCGTCGCGCGCGGCGGTGTGCCCAACATCCCCGGAATGGGCCCGATGGGCGGTAAGCCCGGCGCATCCACGAAGCGCGGGAAGCAGAAGTCCCGCGCCGGCTCACGATCGGGCAACCCCGCCAAGCGCGCCGCGGAGAACGCCGGACTGGCCGCTGCCGCCAGCGCCCCGACCGGCTCGGGTTTCGGACTCGGCACCCCCGCGGCGCCGCCGAGCGAGGCCGACCTCGCGGAGATTCAGAAGCTGTTCGGCAAGAGCTGA
- a CDS encoding SGNH/GDSL hydrolase family protein: MSVRRFAPTTATSAAVVGIAVLTMAGCGVSAPDRPVAASPADSVPAAAVDAARVPAPAPSGVVVTIGDSIMAGLGLDPDQAWPSLVAADTGADIVNLGCSGAGFTITGDCGDDYAGLVQQAIALRPAIVIIQSSDNDSGASQDEIDASTRAAVDQLRAALPDVQLIGIATLWHLDWDEPDAIGWSSEALQRAVSDDDGVFVSLGQPLRGRPELLQWDGEHPNSDGQIVLSDAVEAALDDAGVVL; this comes from the coding sequence GTGTCCGTCCGCAGGTTCGCCCCGACGACCGCGACGAGCGCTGCCGTGGTCGGCATCGCGGTGCTCACGATGGCGGGATGCGGCGTGTCGGCACCAGATCGACCCGTTGCCGCGTCGCCCGCGGATTCGGTGCCGGCGGCGGCCGTCGACGCCGCGCGAGTCCCCGCACCCGCACCGAGCGGCGTCGTCGTCACGATCGGGGACTCGATCATGGCCGGTCTCGGTCTCGACCCCGATCAGGCGTGGCCGTCTCTGGTCGCCGCCGACACCGGCGCGGACATCGTGAACCTCGGTTGCAGTGGCGCGGGCTTCACGATCACCGGTGACTGCGGCGATGACTACGCCGGTCTCGTGCAGCAAGCGATCGCTCTGCGTCCCGCGATCGTGATCATCCAGTCCTCCGACAACGACAGCGGCGCATCGCAGGACGAGATCGACGCGTCGACGCGAGCGGCGGTCGACCAGCTGCGGGCCGCGCTGCCCGACGTGCAGCTGATCGGGATCGCCACGCTCTGGCATCTGGATTGGGACGAGCCCGACGCCATCGGCTGGTCCAGTGAGGCCCTCCAGCGCGCCGTGTCGGATGACGACGGCGTCTTCGTCTCCCTCGGCCAGCCTCTGAGAGGCCGCCCGGAGCTGCTGCAGTGGGACGGGGAGCATCCCAACAGCGACGGGCAGATCGTGCTCAGCGACGCCGTGGAGGCCGCGTTGGACGATGCGGGCGTCGTCCTGTGA
- a CDS encoding glutamate--cysteine ligase: MTVPFATSRRSSVGVEWELMLADERTGDLVPRAPEVLAAVGGGAALERHTITGELLTNTIEVTSGVGDTVAAVIDDIADAIAEIRTATDRRGIALLCAGSHPFAQWYEQGVTDKTRYHKLIERTQWWGRNMMIWGIHVHVGVEDVNKVFPIIGALTAYLPHLQALSASSPFWAGERTGYASNRALVFQQLPTAGLPWPLTAWSQYEAYLDDMVRTGVMEDATEVRWDIRPAPKWGTIEVRACDGMSTLPELAAVAALVQVLVEHFSRELDAGRELPTLQPWFVRENKWRAARYGTQARVIVDRDGTQRPVSEHLRETIDALADVAVDLHCARELDGVATILDEGGSSARQLLVADAADGDLRAVVHHLIREFRAGPTLHDHLASRLP, translated from the coding sequence ATGACGGTGCCCTTCGCGACATCCCGCCGTTCCTCCGTCGGAGTCGAATGGGAGCTGATGCTCGCCGACGAGCGCACCGGCGACCTCGTCCCCCGCGCGCCGGAGGTCCTGGCTGCGGTGGGTGGCGGAGCGGCCCTCGAGCGCCACACGATCACGGGCGAGCTGCTGACCAACACCATCGAGGTCACGAGCGGCGTCGGCGACACCGTGGCGGCGGTCATCGACGACATCGCCGACGCCATCGCCGAGATCCGCACCGCGACCGACCGCCGCGGCATCGCCCTCCTGTGCGCCGGCAGTCATCCGTTCGCGCAGTGGTACGAGCAGGGCGTCACCGATAAGACCAGGTATCACAAGCTCATCGAGCGCACCCAGTGGTGGGGGCGGAACATGATGATCTGGGGCATCCACGTTCATGTCGGCGTGGAGGACGTGAACAAGGTGTTCCCGATCATCGGTGCCCTCACGGCCTACCTGCCGCATCTGCAAGCGCTGTCGGCGTCGAGTCCGTTCTGGGCGGGCGAGCGCACCGGGTACGCCTCCAATCGCGCGTTGGTCTTCCAACAACTTCCCACCGCCGGGCTGCCGTGGCCGCTGACCGCGTGGTCGCAGTACGAGGCATACCTCGATGACATGGTGCGCACGGGCGTCATGGAAGACGCCACCGAAGTGCGGTGGGACATTCGTCCGGCGCCGAAATGGGGCACGATCGAGGTGCGGGCGTGCGACGGCATGTCGACGCTCCCGGAGTTGGCAGCGGTGGCCGCACTGGTCCAGGTTCTCGTGGAGCACTTCTCGCGTGAGCTGGACGCCGGACGCGAACTGCCGACGCTGCAGCCGTGGTTCGTCCGGGAGAACAAGTGGCGGGCGGCGCGATACGGCACCCAGGCGCGGGTCATCGTCGACCGCGACGGCACGCAGCGTCCCGTCTCGGAGCACCTGCGCGAGACGATCGATGCCTTGGCCGACGTCGCGGTCGACCTGCACTGCGCGCGCGAGCTCGACGGAGTCGCAACGATCCTCGACGAAGGCGGCAGTTCGGCGCGTCAGCTGCTGGTCGCTGATGCCGCCGACGGAGACCTTCGCGCCGTTGTGCACCATCTGATCCGCGAGTTCCGGGCGGGCCCAACGCTGCACGACCACCTGGCCTCCCGCCTTCCCTGA
- the rpsP gene encoding 30S ribosomal protein S16 gives MAVKIRLKRLGKIRAPYYRIVVADSRTKRDGRVIEEIGKYHPTEEPSFIEVDSERAQYWLSVGAQPTEQVAALLKLTGDWGRFKGDADAVSTVKTAATKEEFQVDTAKKSVIKPKAEKKAEEPAAEAAEVEAPAEAESTDAE, from the coding sequence GTGGCTGTCAAGATTCGTCTCAAGCGCCTCGGCAAGATCCGTGCGCCCTACTACCGCATCGTCGTCGCCGACTCGCGCACCAAGCGCGACGGTCGCGTGATCGAGGAGATCGGCAAGTACCACCCGACCGAGGAGCCCTCGTTCATCGAGGTCGACTCGGAGCGTGCGCAGTACTGGCTCTCGGTCGGCGCGCAGCCCACCGAGCAGGTCGCCGCGCTGCTCAAGCTCACCGGCGACTGGGGCCGCTTCAAGGGTGACGCCGACGCCGTGTCCACCGTGAAGACGGCAGCGACCAAGGAGGAGTTCCAGGTCGACACCGCCAAGAAGTCGGTCATCAAGCCCAAGGCGGAGAAGAAGGCCGAAGAGCCCGCCGCCGAGGCAGCCGAGGTCGAGGCTCCGGCCGAGGCCGAGTCGACCGACGCAGAGTAA
- a CDS encoding RNA-binding protein, which yields MLSAALEHLVKGIVDHPDEVTVRSSSSPRGDVLEVRVHPDDRGRVIGRGGRTAKALRTLVSALADGARVRVDVADD from the coding sequence TTGCTCTCCGCCGCGCTCGAGCACCTCGTCAAGGGGATCGTCGATCACCCTGACGAGGTCACCGTCCGTTCGTCCTCGTCGCCGCGTGGCGACGTCCTGGAGGTGCGTGTGCACCCCGATGATCGGGGACGGGTGATCGGGCGCGGCGGACGCACGGCCAAGGCCCTGCGGACGCTCGTGTCCGCCCTCGCCGACGGCGCGCGCGTGCGCGTCGATGTCGCGGACGACTGA
- the rimM gene encoding ribosome maturation factor RimM (Essential for efficient processing of 16S rRNA), giving the protein MAAAGPARTQLRVGRLVKAHGLKGAFKLELYTDDPDGRFVPGAVFTLQVPESSPWHGKTVTVREFRWMNSHPVVFFEDVEDRTAAESMVRAILWVDQDENPSQEEDAWYDHQLVGLTVLRDGADVGRVVRVDHLPAQDLLVVRTHDTDAEILVPFVSAIVPEVDVAAGTVTVTPPSGLFEELPGEDDREPATSGEDDDEADAAAADPEG; this is encoded by the coding sequence ATGGCTGCCGCAGGACCCGCGCGAACGCAGCTGCGCGTCGGGCGTCTCGTCAAGGCCCATGGACTGAAGGGCGCCTTCAAGCTCGAGCTCTACACCGACGATCCGGATGGCCGTTTCGTGCCCGGCGCGGTCTTCACGCTGCAGGTGCCGGAGTCCTCACCCTGGCATGGCAAGACGGTCACGGTTCGGGAGTTCCGATGGATGAACTCCCACCCGGTCGTCTTCTTCGAAGACGTCGAGGACCGCACGGCCGCCGAGAGCATGGTGCGCGCGATCCTGTGGGTCGATCAGGACGAGAACCCCTCCCAGGAGGAGGACGCCTGGTACGACCACCAGCTCGTGGGTCTCACCGTGCTTCGTGACGGGGCCGATGTCGGGCGTGTCGTCCGTGTCGACCACCTGCCCGCGCAGGACCTTCTCGTCGTGCGCACGCACGACACGGATGCCGAGATCCTCGTGCCCTTCGTCTCCGCCATCGTGCCGGAGGTCGACGTCGCCGCCGGCACCGTCACCGTCACACCACCGTCCGGCCTCTTCGAGGAGCTGCCCGGCGAGGACGATCGCGAACCGGCGACGTCCGGCGAGGACGACGACGAGGCGGATGCCGCGGCGGCCGATCCCGAGGGCTGA
- the trmD gene encoding tRNA (guanosine(37)-N1)-methyltransferase TrmD, translated as MRIDVVTIFPAFFDVLEVSLLGRARGAGILDVRVHDLRDYTQDRHRTVDDTPYGGGAGMVMKPEPWGQALDAIAADAAGPLRFVFPSPAGAVFTQGTARNWATGGEHLVFGCGRYEGIDERVFSYAATLGQVSLTSIGDYVLNGGEVAAMAMIEAVGRLIPGVVGNPESLVEESHEDGLLEYPSFTKPAAWRGYDVPDVLLSGHHGRVSQWRREQQLERTRERRPDLLP; from the coding sequence GTGCGGATCGACGTCGTCACGATCTTTCCCGCGTTCTTCGACGTCCTGGAAGTCTCTCTTCTCGGACGGGCCCGCGGAGCGGGCATCCTCGACGTCCGCGTCCACGATCTGCGGGACTACACCCAGGATCGCCACCGCACGGTCGACGACACGCCGTATGGCGGCGGCGCCGGCATGGTGATGAAGCCCGAGCCCTGGGGCCAGGCATTGGACGCCATCGCGGCCGACGCTGCCGGGCCGCTCCGCTTCGTCTTCCCTTCGCCCGCCGGCGCCGTCTTCACGCAGGGGACGGCACGCAACTGGGCAACCGGCGGAGAGCATCTCGTCTTCGGATGCGGCCGCTACGAAGGCATCGACGAGCGCGTATTCTCCTACGCGGCGACGTTGGGACAGGTCAGTCTGACCAGCATCGGCGACTATGTCCTCAACGGCGGCGAGGTGGCCGCGATGGCGATGATCGAGGCCGTGGGTCGTTTGATTCCCGGCGTCGTCGGCAATCCCGAGAGCCTCGTCGAAGAGTCTCACGAAGACGGCCTGCTCGAGTACCCCTCCTTCACGAAGCCCGCGGCGTGGCGGGGCTACGACGTACCCGACGTGCTGCTGTCGGGTCATCACGGCCGCGTTTCGCAGTGGCGTCGAGAGCAGCAGCTCGAGCGCACACGGGAGCGACGGCCCGATCTTCTCCCGTAA
- the map gene encoding type I methionyl aminopeptidase, producing MIELRTPAELEAMRPAGRFVAETLATLRDETKVGTNLLTIDRRAHDLIRRAGAESCYIDYHPSFGASPFGKVICTSVNDAVLHGLPHDYALQDGDLVTLDFAVAVDGWVADSAVSFIVGTPRDEDLALIDTTQRALDAAISVATTAGRIGDISHAIAEVAHADGYTINTDFGGHGVGRTMHGDPHVPNDGKPGRGYPLRAGLVLALEPWFLQTTDKLVTDPDGWTLRSADGSRGAHAEHTVAITDDGPVILTDRSFLGVD from the coding sequence ATGATCGAACTGCGCACTCCCGCCGAGCTCGAGGCGATGCGTCCCGCGGGGCGATTCGTCGCAGAGACTCTGGCGACGCTGCGGGACGAGACGAAGGTGGGCACCAATCTGCTGACCATCGATCGCCGTGCGCACGACCTGATCCGGCGGGCAGGCGCTGAATCGTGCTACATCGACTACCACCCCTCGTTCGGCGCGAGTCCGTTCGGGAAGGTCATCTGCACGTCGGTCAACGACGCCGTCCTGCACGGTCTGCCGCATGACTACGCCCTCCAGGACGGCGACCTCGTGACCCTGGACTTCGCCGTCGCCGTCGACGGCTGGGTCGCCGACTCGGCGGTCTCCTTCATCGTCGGGACGCCGCGCGACGAAGACCTCGCTCTCATCGACACGACGCAGCGCGCCTTGGATGCGGCGATTAGCGTCGCAACGACGGCAGGGCGGATCGGCGATATCTCGCACGCCATCGCCGAGGTCGCGCACGCCGACGGGTACACGATCAACACCGACTTCGGCGGTCACGGTGTCGGACGCACGATGCATGGCGACCCGCACGTCCCGAACGACGGCAAGCCCGGGCGCGGCTACCCCCTGCGCGCCGGTCTCGTGCTGGCTCTCGAACCCTGGTTCCTACAGACGACGGACAAGCTCGTCACCGACCCGGACGGCTGGACGCTGCGCAGCGCCGACGGTTCACGCGGCGCTCACGCCGAGCACACCGTCGCGATCACCGACGACGGTCCCGTCATCCTCACCGATCGCTCGTTCCTCGGCGTCGACTGA
- a CDS encoding MFS transporter permease translates to MWLRQTFFRWLIPAAFVLPLWLVVGWIVFGASPWALLWVLLSAPIVFVWQLVLALLVRARGTVRAERAVSWTDAGLIGAWHVLVVALGVFDGRWWWPTLAVTIVLGVVALSSALRQLWRETGPRVSILRTVSGVGYVPPARPEHTGGSNPEEIIVIRENTPPGS, encoded by the coding sequence ATGTGGCTGCGTCAGACGTTCTTCCGGTGGCTGATTCCGGCGGCGTTCGTGCTGCCGTTGTGGCTCGTCGTCGGCTGGATCGTCTTCGGGGCAAGTCCCTGGGCGCTGCTGTGGGTTCTGCTGTCGGCGCCGATCGTCTTCGTCTGGCAGCTGGTGCTCGCTCTGCTCGTGCGCGCCCGCGGAACCGTCCGCGCCGAACGTGCCGTCTCGTGGACGGATGCCGGCCTCATCGGAGCCTGGCATGTGCTCGTCGTCGCGCTGGGCGTCTTCGACGGTCGGTGGTGGTGGCCCACGCTGGCCGTGACCATCGTCCTCGGTGTCGTCGCACTGTCGTCGGCGCTGCGGCAGCTGTGGCGCGAGACGGGGCCGCGCGTCTCGATCCTGCGCACTGTCAGCGGGGTCGGCTACGTGCCGCCCGCGCGCCCTGAGCACACGGGTGGGTCGAATCCCGAGGAGATCATCGTCATCCGCGAGAACACGCCGCCCGGATCGTGA